Proteins encoded together in one Streptomyces sp. NA04227 window:
- the murQ gene encoding N-acetylmuramic acid 6-phosphate etherase encodes MTSPVGPSADSPTGPATDSTTGSAAPGPGSTAPYQRLTAELAHLTTEQFRPELAEIDRLETLEIARIMNGEDASVAGAVARQLPAIAAAIDAAAARMSRGGRLVYAGAGTAGRLGVLDASECPPTFNTDPADVVGLIAGGPTAMVAAVEGAEDSTELAAADLEGLALTADDVVVGISASGRTPYAIGAVQYARSLGALTLGLSCNAGSPLAAAAEHGIEVVVGPELLTGSTRLKGGTAQKLVLNMLSTITMIRLGKTYGNLMVDVRASNEKLRARSRRIVALATGATEAEIETALTATDGEVKDAILTILGGVDGRTARRLLTEHHGHLREALAGARGEG; translated from the coding sequence ATGACCTCCCCCGTCGGCCCCTCCGCCGACTCCCCCACCGGCCCCGCCACCGACTCGACCACCGGTTCCGCCGCGCCCGGGCCGGGCTCTACCGCCCCCTACCAGCGGCTCACCGCCGAACTCGCCCACCTCACCACGGAGCAGTTCCGGCCCGAACTGGCCGAGATCGACCGGCTGGAGACGCTGGAGATCGCCCGGATCATGAACGGCGAGGACGCGAGCGTCGCCGGTGCCGTGGCCCGGCAACTGCCGGCGATCGCCGCCGCCATCGACGCGGCCGCCGCCCGGATGTCCCGCGGCGGACGGCTCGTCTACGCGGGCGCGGGCACCGCCGGACGGCTGGGTGTTCTGGACGCGAGCGAGTGCCCGCCGACCTTCAACACCGACCCCGCGGACGTGGTGGGCCTGATCGCGGGCGGCCCGACCGCGATGGTGGCGGCCGTCGAAGGCGCCGAGGACTCAACGGAGTTGGCCGCCGCGGACCTCGAAGGCCTCGCCCTGACGGCGGACGACGTGGTGGTGGGCATCTCCGCCTCCGGACGCACGCCGTACGCGATCGGCGCCGTGCAGTACGCGCGCTCGCTCGGCGCGCTGACGCTCGGCCTGTCCTGCAACGCGGGCAGCCCGCTCGCGGCGGCCGCCGAGCACGGCATCGAGGTCGTCGTGGGGCCCGAACTCCTCACCGGCTCCACCCGGTTGAAGGGCGGCACGGCCCAGAAGCTCGTCCTCAACATGCTCTCGACCATCACCATGATCCGCCTCGGCAAGACCTACGGAAACCTGATGGTCGACGTCCGCGCCTCCAACGAGAAGCTGCGCGCCCGCTCCCGCCGCATCGTCGCGCTCGCCACCGGCGCCACGGAAGCGGAGATCGAAACGGCTCTCACGGCCACCGACGGCGAGGTCAAGGACGCCATCCTGACCATCCTCGGCGGAGTGGACGGCCGCACCGCCCGACGGCTCCTGACGGAGCACCATGGGCATTTGCGGGAGGCGTTGGCGGGGGCGCGGGGCGAGGGGTGA